In a genomic window of Aeromicrobium panaciterrae:
- a CDS encoding Ig-like domain-containing protein, with the protein MPRRFSVFCALALLATLLVPAGFPASADTQPRENNRYVNLDDPNSFDAIRPAPNDVSYPNGRRVEIYGSVGDNETGMDWRTVNAFASLVNSVPAGYHSYTTLFNSLYDDRSVSKADLPDDTGNYKWTVTHRDEVFSPTAAYINLANKYDTYSERKQYIHVLGAKESMNEAYAANSSLARLVENGAVDYRECAGDGGCLSGPNHLMHSKYGAFEKAKDSAGNMHDNVIWMTSSNLNGSSGSKKANISIAIYDDEEAFKAIRDGIYAPSIQVANGMSPSAAINGNPRYKAAITVDPATGVIAGMPTDSGITLLPSPRRVTNASEHTDQTDVEAAFLNKQADDNLAKPGCKVYAVHSLFNSTRAGVLDGLLRLKNQSCDIKIVLGDNAISDIVDGYFNMSEDLRELIGKVEFANVHDKTLSYKYGGNATAFGGASNFTGTSLEYDELAWRANDTGITDSVQEHSERIYQLARGQVTWTAPTSVAISPSSTLKVQTGDHIRLGANPSPNNALITNTSWVSDNPSIASVNPTTGVLTGVADGVTTIHATVTSPPSTTSGPIQKSKTATVTVGAGLASSSGGGTRANVPPTLTMDNKQAYGDKTDIVVTWGYGKQNYSGIVKLQYYSGGWKSYDKDITVSNGKGHLSAAMSSSKTWRAYGARLDKIDGVDVPNLTSKAMSNWSINTVRQHPYSSTPRLYATTMVKSGSKIPFLISWDRGGGVFRLQQRGSSGPWKTHAVYSIPSGKNEEFIIVPVLNTKYWRIATSTGTTKVSNTVKVAAK; encoded by the coding sequence ATGCCACGTAGGTTCTCGGTTTTCTGTGCCCTGGCACTTCTAGCGACGCTCCTGGTCCCGGCGGGCTTTCCCGCATCGGCCGATACGCAGCCGCGCGAGAACAATCGCTACGTCAATCTTGACGATCCCAACTCGTTCGATGCCATTCGTCCGGCCCCCAATGACGTGTCGTACCCGAACGGCCGTCGCGTGGAGATCTACGGCTCAGTCGGCGACAACGAGACCGGTATGGACTGGCGCACTGTCAACGCGTTTGCGTCACTCGTCAACTCGGTGCCGGCGGGCTATCACTCCTACACGACCCTGTTCAACAGTCTGTACGACGACAGGTCGGTCAGCAAGGCCGACCTTCCCGACGACACTGGCAACTACAAGTGGACCGTCACTCATCGTGACGAAGTGTTCTCCCCGACTGCGGCGTACATCAACCTAGCCAACAAGTACGACACCTACTCCGAGCGCAAGCAATACATCCACGTCCTTGGCGCCAAGGAGAGCATGAACGAGGCCTACGCGGCCAACAGCTCGCTGGCCCGCTTGGTTGAGAACGGTGCAGTCGACTACCGGGAGTGCGCAGGCGACGGAGGCTGCCTCTCTGGCCCCAACCACCTCATGCACTCCAAGTACGGCGCCTTCGAGAAGGCCAAAGACTCCGCAGGCAACATGCACGACAACGTCATCTGGATGACATCGTCGAACCTCAACGGCTCGAGCGGCTCCAAGAAGGCCAACATCAGCATCGCGATCTACGACGATGAAGAAGCGTTCAAGGCCATCCGAGATGGCATCTACGCTCCGTCGATCCAGGTCGCCAACGGAATGTCTCCCTCCGCCGCGATCAACGGCAACCCGCGCTACAAGGCTGCGATCACCGTTGACCCGGCAACGGGCGTTATTGCGGGTATGCCGACCGACTCGGGCATCACGCTGCTCCCGTCGCCCAGGCGTGTCACCAACGCTTCGGAGCACACCGACCAGACCGATGTTGAGGCAGCGTTCCTCAACAAGCAGGCGGACGACAACCTCGCCAAGCCAGGCTGCAAGGTCTATGCAGTGCATTCGCTGTTCAACAGCACGCGAGCGGGAGTCCTCGACGGACTCCTCCGGCTCAAGAACCAGAGCTGCGACATCAAGATCGTGCTCGGCGACAACGCGATCTCCGACATCGTCGACGGCTACTTCAACATGAGCGAAGACCTTCGCGAATTGATCGGCAAGGTCGAATTCGCCAACGTGCACGACAAGACTCTGAGCTACAAGTACGGCGGCAACGCCACTGCATTCGGCGGCGCTTCGAACTTCACCGGCACCAGCCTGGAGTACGACGAGCTGGCCTGGCGGGCCAACGACACCGGCATCACTGACTCGGTCCAAGAGCACTCGGAGCGGATCTACCAGCTTGCCCGCGGTCAGGTGACCTGGACAGCGCCTACCTCGGTCGCCATCAGCCCTTCCAGCACTCTGAAGGTCCAGACCGGCGATCACATTCGACTCGGCGCCAACCCGTCCCCGAACAACGCGCTGATCACCAACACGTCGTGGGTCTCGGACAATCCCTCGATCGCTTCGGTGAACCCAACCACTGGCGTCCTCACGGGTGTTGCGGATGGCGTTACCACGATCCATGCGACTGTGACGTCGCCACCGTCGACCACGTCGGGGCCCATCCAGAAGTCCAAGACAGCCACCGTCACGGTCGGGGCTGGCCTCGCGTCGTCCTCAGGCGGCGGCACTCGTGCCAACGTTCCGCCGACGCTCACCATGGACAACAAGCAGGCCTACGGCGACAAGACCGACATTGTCGTCACCTGGGGCTACGGCAAGCAGAACTACAGCGGCATCGTGAAGCTGCAGTACTACTCGGGCGGCTGGAAGTCGTACGACAAGGACATCACTGTCAGCAACGGCAAGGGCCACCTCTCAGCTGCGATGTCGAGCAGCAAGACTTGGCGCGCCTACGGCGCCCGACTCGACAAGATCGACGGCGTCGATGTACCCAACCTGACGTCCAAGGCGATGTCGAACTGGAGCATCAACACGGTCCGTCAGCATCCCTACAGCTCCACACCGCGCCTGTACGCGACCACGATGGTCAAGAGCGGTAGCAAGATCCCGTTCCTGATCTCCTGGGACCGTGGCGGAGGGGTCTTCCGTCTGCAGCAGCGTGGATCGTCGGGACCGTGGAAGACGCACGCGGTCTATTCGATACCAAGCGGCAAGAACGAAGAGTTCATCATCGTTCCGGTTCTCAACACGAAGTACTGGCGGATCGCCACCAGCACGGGCACTACCAAGGTCTCCAACACCGTCAAGGTCGCGGCGAAGTAG
- a CDS encoding polysaccharide pyruvyl transferase family protein: MKRILVRSPKDPFHVISPEQALALYPKGVFGRNVGNMIFTESMHRLITVPDADVVSDSFLSERLADSRSHAKRINEEFDQFVIPLANAFRPSFYRNLKQMTQLIERLKIPVVVAGVGVAGGTGSLDNPFPNNPPEVTANIERFLKAVLDRSSTIGVRGETTREYLASLGFGDEHVEVVGCPSLFRRGADLRVDKKVDHLTEDSHFTMNLSPYVPIMDELSIRHAAKYPHMTYIPQGHDSLEMLLWGVDRRPNKRPDLPAHTTHPLYRANRMRFFVDPSTWNDYLAEREFSFGTRIHGNIAAILAGTPAHVLAHDARTLELARYHEIPHTLVPNLPEKPDAADLYDQTDYTAFNDGHLARWEKFARFLEKNGVEHVYEAGKANPEYDKQIAKADFPGPVETLFAESESAHDAMIKRVAEVYKAAGEATLQRRHKPKYPFAPKKQLLRESKALRPLVPIAKKILRRS, from the coding sequence GTGAAGCGAATTCTGGTGCGATCCCCGAAGGATCCGTTCCACGTCATCAGTCCTGAGCAGGCGCTCGCCCTTTATCCGAAGGGTGTCTTCGGCCGCAACGTGGGCAACATGATCTTCACTGAATCGATGCACCGGCTGATCACGGTTCCGGACGCGGACGTCGTCTCAGACTCGTTCCTCAGCGAGCGACTGGCCGATTCTCGTTCGCATGCCAAGCGCATCAACGAAGAGTTCGACCAGTTCGTGATTCCGCTGGCCAACGCTTTCCGACCGTCGTTCTATCGCAATCTGAAGCAGATGACGCAGCTCATCGAGCGACTGAAGATCCCTGTTGTGGTCGCGGGAGTGGGCGTTGCAGGCGGAACAGGAAGCCTCGACAACCCGTTCCCCAACAACCCGCCCGAGGTCACCGCGAACATCGAGCGGTTCCTGAAGGCAGTGCTCGACCGGTCTTCCACGATCGGCGTACGCGGGGAGACCACTCGCGAATATCTGGCAAGTCTTGGCTTCGGAGACGAGCACGTTGAGGTCGTCGGTTGCCCCTCGCTCTTCCGTCGCGGTGCAGACCTGCGTGTCGACAAGAAGGTCGACCACCTCACCGAAGACAGCCACTTCACGATGAATCTGTCGCCGTACGTCCCGATCATGGACGAGTTGTCGATACGTCACGCGGCGAAGTACCCCCACATGACGTACATCCCGCAGGGCCACGACTCGCTCGAGATGCTGCTCTGGGGCGTCGATCGCCGTCCGAACAAGCGCCCGGACCTGCCGGCACACACGACTCACCCGCTCTACCGCGCCAACCGCATGCGCTTCTTCGTCGACCCGTCGACGTGGAACGACTACCTCGCCGAGCGGGAGTTCTCCTTCGGAACCCGCATTCACGGCAACATTGCCGCGATCCTGGCCGGAACGCCTGCACACGTCCTCGCCCACGACGCGCGCACTCTTGAGCTCGCCCGCTATCACGAGATCCCGCACACGCTCGTGCCGAACCTTCCTGAGAAGCCGGACGCCGCCGATCTGTACGACCAGACCGACTACACCGCGTTCAATGACGGACATCTCGCCCGTTGGGAGAAGTTCGCTCGGTTCCTCGAGAAGAACGGCGTCGAGCATGTCTACGAGGCCGGCAAAGCCAACCCGGAGTACGACAAGCAGATTGCCAAGGCTGATTTCCCAGGACCGGTCGAGACGCTGTTCGCAGAGTCTGAATCGGCCCACGACGCGATGATCAAGCGCGTTGCCGAGGTCTACAAGGCAGCGGGCGAGGCGACTCTCCAGCGCCGGCACAAGCCGAAGTACCCGTTTGCTCCCAAGAAGCAGTTGCTCCGGGAGTCGAAGGCACTACGCCCGCTCGTACCGATCGCCAAGAAGATCCTGCGTCGTTCTTGA
- a CDS encoding polysaccharide pyruvyl transferase family protein — translation MPSDSEGTRVDDNIKREQILVRSCQSPTANLDPLKSIGFIGSNQGNLLYQFSTHRALVRDDVDVRTISYGKFGKGPVEERAEWINSECDRLVLPLSSSFRLQNLKNLDAWADLVERLTVPVTVVGIGAQLRLQDVRDGTFVPSRVTGIAASAAEIAEHEAAARRFVAAVLDRSESIGVRGEVSKKYLEYLGFPADRIDIIGCPSLFMWGPDFRMPEKPVRLGKRSKMSLSFDHRIASTAGLLDRTITEYPKSSVYMQETIGARMVITGEETRATWPGDPRFPVKTAHRAYREHRLEYFPTAWSWIRHMESYDFAFGPRLHGTVAATLAGTSAHLMVHDSRTLEVAQHHHLPHTLIEDMGPTASAAEVASRQDYTAFNEAYRGNFDRFTAFLARNSLKSAYEAPGEALAAFDASLEQPARALGVVSDKTPSVPVRRRLSLAAKALRGQIR, via the coding sequence GTGCCCAGCGACAGTGAGGGAACCAGGGTGGACGACAACATCAAGCGTGAACAGATCCTGGTCCGTTCGTGCCAGTCGCCGACAGCCAATCTCGACCCACTGAAGTCGATCGGCTTCATCGGAAGCAACCAGGGCAATCTGCTCTACCAATTTTCAACGCACCGCGCCCTCGTGCGCGACGACGTCGACGTGCGGACCATCTCGTACGGCAAGTTCGGCAAGGGGCCGGTCGAAGAGCGTGCCGAGTGGATCAACTCCGAGTGTGACCGCCTGGTTCTGCCACTGTCGAGCTCATTTCGCCTTCAGAACCTCAAGAACCTCGACGCGTGGGCTGACCTGGTGGAACGTCTGACGGTCCCCGTGACGGTCGTGGGCATCGGCGCCCAGCTGCGTCTGCAGGACGTGCGCGACGGAACCTTCGTGCCGAGCCGGGTCACCGGTATCGCTGCCTCTGCGGCCGAGATTGCTGAGCACGAGGCGGCAGCTCGCCGGTTCGTGGCTGCAGTTCTCGACCGATCAGAGTCGATCGGCGTCCGAGGTGAGGTCAGCAAGAAGTACCTCGAATACCTCGGCTTTCCGGCCGACCGGATCGACATCATCGGATGCCCGTCCCTGTTCATGTGGGGCCCTGACTTCCGCATGCCGGAGAAGCCTGTACGCCTGGGCAAGCGTTCCAAAATGTCACTGTCGTTCGACCACCGCATCGCGTCGACGGCAGGGCTTCTCGACCGCACCATCACCGAGTACCCGAAGTCGAGCGTCTACATGCAGGAGACGATTGGCGCCAGGATGGTCATCACGGGCGAAGAGACTCGTGCGACGTGGCCCGGTGACCCGCGGTTCCCGGTGAAGACAGCCCATCGCGCCTACCGCGAACACCGTCTGGAGTACTTCCCGACTGCTTGGTCGTGGATCCGGCACATGGAGAGCTATGACTTCGCCTTCGGCCCGCGCCTGCACGGCACGGTGGCGGCGACACTGGCCGGAACCTCGGCACATCTGATGGTTCACGACTCGCGCACCCTCGAGGTAGCCCAGCATCACCACCTGCCGCACACCCTGATCGAAGACATGGGCCCCACCGCTTCGGCAGCTGAGGTCGCGTCGCGGCAGGACTACACGGCGTTCAACGAGGCTTATCGCGGCAATTTCGACCGTTTCACGGCCTTCCTGGCGCGCAACTCGCTCAAATCGGCCTACGAGGCGCCTGGTGAGGCGCTCGCCGCCTTCGACGCCTCGCTGGAGCAGCCAGCGCGTGCTCTGGGCGTAGTGAGCGACAAGACTCCGTCCGTGCCAGTACGCCGTCGGCTCAGCCTTGCAGCCAAGGCATTGCGCGGCCAGATCCGCTGA
- a CDS encoding CDP-glycerol glycerophosphotransferase family protein, whose product MGRALGGLTTVLNLLSVLTAAIAISYPASTTARIAVLVMAVLIIGHVVLEEVQSRRSGEAPALLMGKVPLPRAATALAALALTVAHDRSWWVVAVTSVLLALIVVEGAVRRPVINATPQSANIPGRDVALPSTPVANAYFSLTTTAVLLLLVSAAFHWSQLPATVATVATLGAATLVGKQSASYLIGRNRFERELPKIMLELAPAFAFHWQAPAGTAYQATMWLPYLDRIGAPYFVLVRTIANFHEVSKMTKAPVILRVGLEDLDPVICPSMKAVFYANTAVRNSHMIRFTHLTHIQLNHGDSDKIASVSPTFRQYDRNFVAGQAAIDRFAKHGVSTLPEQFEIVGRPQLEHVHQAGQPIAEIDKPTVLYSPTWSGFYEDSDYSSLSAGKKIVEALLARDCTVVFRPHPYGRRHKGNARACDEIIALLEQHSRDTGTAHVFGPAAETEMSVVDCFNASDAMISDVSSVASDFLISGKPFAMTAVSAHGDAFLEGFPLARAAYVIDVVKKVAGGLDEALDDMLGPDSHASTRNGLRTYYLSDTPPERITERFLEVSRSYLA is encoded by the coding sequence ATGGGGCGGGCCCTCGGTGGCCTCACGACCGTCCTCAATCTTCTGAGCGTTCTCACCGCCGCCATCGCGATCAGCTATCCCGCCTCGACCACCGCCCGCATAGCGGTGCTTGTCATGGCTGTATTGATCATCGGACACGTCGTGCTCGAGGAAGTTCAGTCAAGACGCTCTGGCGAGGCTCCAGCCTTGTTGATGGGCAAAGTGCCCCTTCCTCGTGCCGCCACCGCTTTGGCCGCGCTGGCTTTGACGGTCGCGCACGACCGTTCCTGGTGGGTTGTCGCGGTGACATCGGTACTTCTTGCCCTGATCGTCGTCGAAGGGGCCGTACGACGCCCTGTCATCAACGCGACTCCTCAGTCCGCCAACATCCCGGGTCGGGACGTCGCGCTGCCGTCGACTCCTGTCGCCAATGCCTACTTCTCGCTGACCACGACGGCCGTACTGCTGCTCTTGGTGTCGGCCGCGTTCCACTGGTCCCAGCTTCCGGCGACGGTCGCGACCGTGGCCACCCTCGGCGCGGCGACGTTGGTCGGCAAACAATCCGCCTCGTACCTGATTGGTCGCAACCGGTTCGAGCGCGAACTGCCGAAGATCATGCTCGAACTCGCTCCGGCGTTCGCCTTCCACTGGCAGGCACCGGCCGGCACCGCCTACCAAGCCACGATGTGGCTGCCGTACCTCGACCGCATTGGTGCCCCGTATTTCGTGCTCGTCCGCACGATCGCGAACTTCCATGAGGTTTCGAAGATGACCAAGGCCCCCGTGATCCTCCGGGTTGGCCTCGAGGATCTCGATCCGGTCATCTGCCCGTCGATGAAGGCCGTGTTCTACGCCAACACCGCCGTACGCAACTCACACATGATCCGGTTCACGCATCTGACGCATATCCAGCTGAACCACGGCGACAGCGACAAGATCGCCAGCGTCAGCCCGACTTTCCGCCAGTACGACCGCAACTTCGTCGCAGGTCAGGCCGCGATTGACCGATTTGCCAAGCATGGGGTCTCGACCCTGCCGGAGCAGTTCGAGATCGTCGGACGCCCCCAACTTGAGCACGTGCACCAGGCTGGCCAGCCGATTGCAGAGATCGACAAGCCCACAGTTCTCTACAGCCCCACCTGGTCGGGCTTCTACGAAGACTCCGACTACAGCTCGTTGTCTGCAGGCAAGAAGATCGTCGAAGCCCTGCTCGCGCGTGACTGCACCGTCGTGTTCCGACCGCACCCGTACGGTCGCCGACACAAAGGCAACGCCCGCGCGTGCGACGAGATCATCGCTCTGCTGGAGCAGCACTCGCGCGACACGGGAACTGCGCACGTGTTCGGCCCAGCAGCCGAGACGGAGATGTCAGTGGTCGACTGTTTCAACGCCAGTGACGCGATGATCTCGGACGTGTCGAGTGTCGCCTCGGACTTCCTGATCTCGGGCAAGCCGTTCGCGATGACTGCTGTGTCGGCCCATGGAGACGCGTTCCTCGAAGGTTTCCCGCTGGCACGCGCCGCGTACGTCATCGATGTCGTCAAGAAGGTCGCCGGCGGACTCGACGAGGCGCTCGACGACATGTTGGGTCCAGACTCGCATGCTTCGACCCGCAACGGGCTGCGCACGTACTACCTCAGCGACACTCCGCCTGAGCGGATCACCGAGCGCTTCCTTGAGGTCAGCAGAAGCTACCTCGCCTAG
- a CDS encoding glycosyltransferase has translation MNRPKIAIVIVTFNRSGYLQDLLVSAAAMETDPHAIVVVDNASTDDTQDVLASAATSFPAGMLINHQLKTNTGGSGGFSEGTKVALELGADWVWLMDDDVEILPDALEQFAPWMERFKVIHGRRYDFDGTPFYWQAKFNEFLGVPLPYSGKQFNREGFAVTNSGTFEGMLIKADIVREIGLPDPRFFISWDDAAYAWLAAQHTKVVYVDAFVLKRKREQKQVNLGIRHLNDGSPLFRFHVIRNRAYVGKYFREYGKLNRFGFGLGTALTFAKEIFRLVVVQHTLKGFGDLVRGFRANRALWRDKTWRPMDPADVPAQLTNDR, from the coding sequence GTGAACCGCCCCAAGATCGCCATCGTCATCGTGACGTTCAATCGATCGGGATATCTCCAAGACCTCCTTGTCAGTGCCGCGGCGATGGAGACCGACCCGCATGCGATCGTCGTCGTCGACAACGCCAGCACCGACGACACCCAGGACGTACTCGCCTCTGCGGCGACCAGCTTCCCCGCAGGGATGCTTATCAACCACCAGCTCAAGACTAACACCGGCGGGTCCGGCGGATTTAGCGAAGGGACCAAGGTTGCGCTCGAACTGGGCGCCGACTGGGTATGGCTGATGGACGACGATGTCGAGATTCTCCCCGACGCGCTCGAACAGTTCGCCCCATGGATGGAGCGGTTCAAGGTCATCCACGGACGTCGCTACGACTTCGACGGCACCCCGTTCTACTGGCAGGCCAAGTTCAACGAGTTCCTCGGAGTGCCACTCCCCTACAGCGGCAAGCAGTTCAACCGCGAGGGCTTCGCGGTCACCAACTCCGGCACGTTCGAGGGCATGCTCATCAAGGCCGACATCGTCCGCGAGATCGGCCTGCCCGACCCGCGCTTCTTCATCTCCTGGGACGACGCCGCGTACGCGTGGCTTGCAGCCCAGCACACGAAGGTTGTCTACGTCGACGCGTTCGTCCTCAAGCGCAAGCGTGAGCAGAAGCAGGTCAACCTCGGCATCCGTCACCTCAACGACGGCAGCCCACTGTTCCGCTTCCACGTCATCCGCAACCGCGCCTACGTCGGCAAGTACTTCAGGGAGTACGGCAAGCTCAACCGCTTCGGGTTCGGCCTCGGTACGGCACTGACCTTCGCCAAGGAGATCTTCCGCCTGGTCGTCGTCCAGCACACGCTCAAGGGTTTCGGCGATCTTGTCCGTGGCTTCCGCGCCAACCGGGCGCTGTGGCGGGACAAGACGTGGCGTCCGATGGATCCCGCAGACGTACCGGCACAATTGACTAATGACCGCTGA
- a CDS encoding endonuclease/exonuclease/phosphatase family protein: MRRSNRTPQIAGGVVLAIVLLSSIWWIPKILDSGPPSPNDVRVVSESTSAEALWDRGLAEAFRVQYSKKVDFSDAKTEKVTRNRLSLRALIPGTTYFLRVVAIDDKGDASDPSRLVRFTTAFPYKAPKLSLPNAKSTNVTARWTSGVKKARFEAQIDNSEKFSSPVVVPTTKRQKKLATLEPNTSYAVRVRVVSKDGGPLSAWSKTLQSTTAAYEPMGVGTYNVLKWRKGNWSARRAAVVDLIKDSHLDVVGLQEAVPSYTPGGPPQYQDIVNHLGSDWAVTRSNKKGPTGETRTVYNTTKLKQVAEGYQALAGSSRFRGTTRYLAWSVFEQRSTGKQFIFANTHLTPGTSGSVRAQHASEARQIVAALKAVNTHHLPVILVGDFNSGGSRTKSNSIYGTITGAGYIDPLVQSKKLGMAEKVVDGNLTTSNGLNRTAPRRSNPAFLDHIFVSRMRVSQFQVVAKLDSAGRFIGTIPSDHNLVRATVYLP, encoded by the coding sequence GTGCGCCGTTCGAATCGGACACCCCAGATTGCGGGAGGCGTCGTACTCGCGATTGTCCTTCTGTCGTCGATCTGGTGGATTCCCAAGATCCTGGATTCCGGGCCGCCGTCGCCGAACGACGTACGGGTCGTGTCTGAGAGCACGAGCGCCGAGGCGCTGTGGGACCGAGGCTTGGCTGAGGCGTTCCGCGTGCAGTACTCGAAGAAGGTCGACTTCTCGGACGCGAAGACCGAGAAGGTCACGCGCAACCGCCTCTCGCTTCGTGCGCTGATCCCCGGCACCACCTACTTCTTGCGCGTCGTGGCGATCGACGACAAGGGCGACGCGAGCGACCCGAGCCGATTGGTCCGGTTCACCACCGCCTTCCCTTACAAGGCTCCCAAGCTGTCGCTGCCCAATGCGAAGTCGACCAACGTCACAGCGCGCTGGACGTCCGGCGTGAAGAAGGCTCGCTTCGAGGCTCAGATCGACAACAGCGAGAAGTTCAGCAGTCCCGTCGTGGTGCCAACGACCAAGCGCCAGAAGAAGCTGGCCACGCTTGAGCCCAACACGAGCTACGCCGTACGCGTTCGAGTCGTCAGCAAGGATGGCGGCCCGCTCAGCGCATGGTCGAAGACCCTGCAATCGACGACTGCCGCTTACGAGCCCATGGGTGTCGGCACCTACAACGTGCTCAAGTGGCGCAAGGGCAATTGGTCAGCACGACGCGCTGCCGTTGTTGACCTGATCAAGGACAGCCACCTTGACGTCGTAGGCCTCCAGGAGGCCGTGCCGTCCTACACACCGGGCGGTCCGCCGCAGTACCAGGACATCGTCAACCACCTGGGCTCCGATTGGGCAGTGACTCGATCGAACAAGAAGGGACCCACGGGGGAGACCCGCACGGTCTACAACACGACGAAGCTCAAGCAGGTGGCCGAGGGCTATCAGGCCTTGGCTGGCAGCTCACGATTCCGCGGCACGACCCGCTATCTCGCGTGGTCCGTCTTCGAGCAGCGCAGCACGGGCAAGCAGTTCATCTTCGCGAACACTCACCTCACGCCTGGCACGTCCGGCAGTGTCCGGGCGCAACACGCATCCGAGGCGCGCCAGATCGTGGCAGCGCTGAAGGCGGTCAACACCCACCACCTGCCCGTGATCTTGGTCGGCGACTTCAACTCAGGCGGCTCCCGGACCAAGAGCAACAGCATCTACGGCACAATCACCGGCGCCGGCTACATCGACCCACTCGTCCAATCGAAGAAGCTCGGAATGGCGGAGAAGGTTGTCGACGGCAACCTCACAACTTCGAACGGGCTGAACCGGACGGCGCCGCGCCGTTCCAATCCGGCATTCCTCGACCACATCTTTGTATCGAGAATGCGGGTCTCGCAGTTCCAGGTCGTCGCGAAGCTCGACTCGGCAGGCCGCTTCATCGGCACGATTCCCTCGGACCACAACCTGGTTCGGGCGACTGTCTACCTGCCGTAG
- a CDS encoding fibronectin type III domain-containing protein, translating to MTRSPSTSSRLRARVGVFVGSVALLMSGAVVTGGAAQAIDAPTGLKAVDVASKGVALKWSNTGQGAYRVRMSTSSSMSSPEAWDVLDNYYEWTRTDASPSARAPRLTPGKTYYFQVKAIKRAADSSDRDSLSNYSSTLAVTLPTTALPELKPVKVKATAGGSTSLHVSWSDRGPGYSYLLRFTPNPDKSVTKWSSVKTDRPAVTLKGLTPGKTYYFRPRVIDSLGKGASPYGELGPSEATLESTPSPGLSVATYNIRKKYSDADWTARRKAVATNILTTAPDVIGIQEAIPTTYGVNGKKQYADLMDLMGDPYAYVTSGSGSSGTQLAYNTERLTKVKSGIKMLFEDGAAERYAVWAILKDKISDKSFFVVSTHLEPGTTTPELNAVRIHQAQDILDLVEDNANGRPTIIVGDMNTSRTAEPNNGQYKTFTGAGYIDPIDNSVANWFSGENATAEHIVNAQYSSANKLERKALLSSFPNGTHIDYMYTSPSIRVAVWRQVLNLDTTGSFVGTIPSDHNMMQMTIHLP from the coding sequence ATGACACGTTCACCTTCGACTTCGTCACGACTGCGAGCACGCGTCGGCGTGTTCGTCGGCTCTGTTGCGCTGTTGATGAGCGGTGCCGTCGTCACCGGTGGAGCTGCACAGGCGATCGACGCCCCAACCGGCCTGAAGGCAGTCGACGTTGCGTCCAAGGGCGTTGCCCTCAAATGGAGCAACACCGGCCAAGGCGCTTACCGCGTACGCATGTCGACGAGCTCATCGATGAGCTCCCCTGAGGCCTGGGACGTCCTGGACAACTATTACGAGTGGACCCGCACCGACGCCAGCCCGTCGGCGCGCGCACCACGTCTGACACCGGGCAAGACCTACTACTTCCAGGTTAAGGCCATCAAGCGAGCAGCAGACAGCAGCGACCGCGACTCCCTCAGCAACTACAGCAGCACCCTTGCTGTCACCCTCCCCACGACAGCGCTGCCCGAACTCAAGCCCGTCAAGGTCAAGGCAACAGCCGGTGGCAGCACCTCGCTGCACGTGTCGTGGAGTGATCGCGGGCCGGGCTATTCCTACCTCCTGCGCTTCACACCCAATCCCGACAAGTCGGTCACGAAATGGTCATCGGTCAAGACCGATAGGCCTGCCGTCACCCTCAAGGGACTGACACCGGGCAAGACCTACTACTTCCGGCCGCGCGTCATCGACTCCCTCGGCAAGGGCGCGAGCCCGTACGGCGAGCTCGGCCCTTCAGAGGCGACGCTCGAGAGCACGCCCTCCCCTGGGCTATCAGTCGCCACCTACAACATCCGCAAGAAGTACTCCGACGCTGACTGGACCGCTCGCCGCAAGGCGGTCGCGACCAACATCCTCACCACGGCTCCCGACGTCATCGGCATCCAGGAAGCCATTCCCACCACGTACGGCGTCAATGGCAAGAAGCAGTACGCCGACCTCATGGACCTGATGGGCGACCCGTACGCATATGTCACGAGCGGCTCCGGATCCAGCGGTACTCAACTCGCGTACAACACCGAGCGCCTCACCAAGGTGAAGTCCGGCATCAAGATGCTGTTTGAAGACGGTGCCGCCGAGCGTTACGCCGTCTGGGCGATCTTGAAGGACAAGATCAGCGACAAGTCATTCTTTGTCGTCTCCACGCACCTCGAGCCCGGCACCACTACCCCCGAGCTCAACGCCGTGCGCATCCACCAGGCCCAGGACATCCTCGACCTGGTCGAGGACAACGCCAACGGGCGGCCGACGATCATCGTCGGCGACATGAACACAAGCCGCACGGCAGAGCCCAACAACGGCCAGTACAAGACGTTCACCGGCGCCGGCTACATCGACCCAATCGACAACTCGGTCGCCAACTGGTTCTCAGGCGAGAATGCGACAGCCGAGCACATCGTCAACGCGCAGTACAGCAGCGCCAACAAGTTGGAGAGGAAGGCGCTGCTGTCGTCCTTCCCCAACGGCACCCACATCGACTACATGTACACGTCTCCGAGCATTCGAGTCGCAGTATGGCGTCAGGTACTCAACCTCGACACCACTGGGTCCTTTGTGGGCACGATCCCCTCGGACCACAACATGATGCAGATGACGATCCACCTGCCGTAG